One window of Saccharomyces kudriavzevii IFO 1802 strain IFO1802 genome assembly, chromosome: 10 genomic DNA carries:
- the ALB1 gene encoding Alb1p (similar to Saccharomyces cerevisiae ALB1 (YJL122W); ancestral locus Anc_1.233), translated as MPSKNSINRPKLTPNVHHKVHSLNKKRAQRERAGLLKPARSSANSKSGEIKSVALDLYFENKKSESQGSTAVTLPNTASPPASITTRTLSKKRAKKIERNLKYAAQRKLLVDASAKLEDGMDIDLDSSKKVKENGKKSSLTLVKEALWSVIDDAASHGLIIENGQGTTLGGPVFP; from the coding sequence ATGCCATCTAAGAACTCCATCAACAGACCTAAACTGACTCCAAACGTGCACCATAAGGTGCACTCTTTAAATAAGAAAAGGGCTCAAAGAGAAAGAGCAGGTCTCTTGAAACCAGCTAGATCTAGCGCCAATTCCAAATCTGGGGAAATTAAATCTGTAGCTTTGGATCTATATTTcgaaaacaagaagagcGAAAGCCAGGGTTCTACTGCTGTCACGTTACCAAACACAGCATCACCCCCAGCTTCCATCACTACTAGAACgctttccaaaaaaagagctAAAAAGATCGAGAGAAATTTGAAGTATGCTGCCCAAAGAAAGCTATTGGTGGACGCAAGCGCCAAACTAGAAGACGGAATGGATATTGACCTAGACAGCTCTAAGaaggtgaaagaaaatggaaagaaGAGCTCCTTGACCTTGGTGAAGGAAGCTTTGTGGAGTGTTATTGACGATGCTGCGTCCCACGGTTTGATCATCGAAAACGGACAAGGCACCACTTTGGGCGGTCCAGTCTTCCCATGA
- the MTC1 gene encoding DUF5427 domain-containing protein MTC1 (similar to Saccharomyces cerevisiae MTC1 (YJL123C); ancestral locus Anc_1.232) yields the protein MSDNKNSEAEDVFEFLDSLPEAKNGGKMDTAKVKGTKENSEGGSDSAAGKAGNDGDKGDDDIFEFLEELEKSNLSLADKKTIGKKTQSKPAIRKAEVKEPEGQNKDEKLEERQEREEQEEQQEEEEEEEEEEEEETPLHDPIASISNWWSSSGSAKVTSIWNKTAEQASQIKNRLAQEQLDLTSKINTNRITEIARNLQKIVVGETEEVLRIHLVHDLVNYPSLQYNIESKFDQVLSSQVEGGIRIFVDEWGHPNNNGVTPMEREPSVADGEVGSSKKQLQFNLFDGKVTDGEKLAFANLENAVKLFTTAHDEYQKQQKEADGTLDDDRSSISSNSNKISDLFISILPIAIPQKQQNADDDFQITDSNTPGNFNFTLVLKDITNDIITITRSQGFPVKWVNWLEGSMEKGGSTGRGEKNKPADDKKQNESEDDEVIDPSEWVKEWIEDGLSLSFGVMAQNYVIDRMGL from the coding sequence ATGTCTGACAATAAGAACTCTGAAGCTGAGGACGTGTTTGAATTTTTAGATTCTTTGCCAGAGGCTAAAAATGGTGGAAAGATGGATACTGCTAAGGTAAAGGGTACTAAGGAAAACTCTGAAGGTGGCTCTGATTCTGCAGCGGGAAAGGCTGGAAATGACGGAGACAAAGGTGACgatgacatttttgaatttttagAGGAGTTGGAGAAGAGTAATTTGAGCTTAGCTGACAAGAAAACgattggaaagaaaactcAGAGTAAGCCGGCTATCAGGAAAGCTGAAGTCAAAGAGCCAGAAGGACAGAATAAGGacgaaaaattggaagaacGCCAGGAAAGGGAAGAGCAGGAAGAGcaacaagaagaggaagaagaagaagaagaagaagaagaagaagaaacccCGTTACATGACCCAATTGCGTCTATTTCCAACTGGTGGTCCTCTTCTGGGTCTGCAAAAGTAACAAGCATCTGGAACAAGACTGCAGAGCAAGCTtctcaaataaaaaatcgTCTCGCGCAAGAACAGCTTGACTTGACTTCGAAGATTAACACGAACAGGATTACCGAGATAGCCAGAAACTTGCAAAAAATCGTCGTTGGTGAAACTGAAGAGGTGTTAAGAATTCATTTAGTACATGATTTAGTCAATTATCCATCATTACAATATAACATCGAAAGCAAGTTCGATCAGGTCCTGAGCTCACAAGTAGAAGGAGGAATCAGGATATTTGTTGATGAATGGGGCCATCCCAACAATAATGGAGTTACCCCTATGGAAAGAGAGCCTTCAGTCGCAGATGGTGAGGTTggaagttcaaaaaaacaactGCAGTTCAACTTATTCGATGGCAAAGTAACAGACGGCGAAAAATTAGCATTCGCCAACCTGGAAAATGCTGTGAAATTATTCACCACCGCGCACGATGAATATCAGAAGCAACAGAAAGAGGCTGACGGCACGTTAGATGATGATAGGAGTTCCATTAGCAGTAACAGCAACAAAATCAGCGATTTGTTCATATCAATCTTACCAATTGCGATCCCTCAGAAGCAACAAAATGCCGACGATGACTTTCAAATAACCGACTCTAATACGCCAGgtaatttcaatttcactCTTGTGTTGAAGGACATAACTAACGACATCATCACCATAACAAGATCGCAAGGTTTTCCAGTGAAATGGGTCAATTGGCTAGAAGGCTCCATGGAAAAGGGTGGATCGACTGgaagaggagaaaaaaataaacccGCTGATGACAAGAAACAAAACGAGAGCGAAGACGATGAGGTCATTGACCCTAGCGAATGGGTTAAGGAATGGATTGAGGACGGATTAAGTCTGTCCTTTGGGGTCATGGCTCAAAACTATGTCATTGATCGTATGGGCCTCTGA